In a single window of the Engystomops pustulosus unplaced genomic scaffold, aEngPut4.maternal MAT_SCAFFOLD_274, whole genome shotgun sequence genome:
- the GUK1 gene encoding guanylate kinase: protein MAGPRPVVLSGPSGAGKSTLLKRLLKDFEGVFGFSVSHTTRSPRPGEVNGKDYHFVTREEMQRGIDGGDFIEHAVFSGNMYGTSKWAVQAVQAQNQICILDIDMQGVKNIKKTDLNPIYISIHPPSVPILEKRLRDRNTESVESLQKRLQAAISDIEISKEPGLFDEIIVNDDLEEAYSKLQEVLQQEISAVQSSKDS from the exons ATGGCAGGACCCCGGCCCGTGGTGCTGAGTGGACCCTCTGGTGCTGGGAAGAGCACGCTCCTGAAGAGGCTCCTGAAGGACTTTGAGGGCGTCTTCGGCTTCTCCGTGTCCC ACACCACAAGGAGCCCACGACCTGGAGAGGTCAACGGCAAAG ATTACCACTTTGTGACCCGGGAGGAGATGCAGCGCGGCATCGATGGCGGCGACTTCATAGAACACGCGGTCTTCTCCGGGAACATGTACGGGACCAG TAAATGGGCCGTGCAGGCTGTGCAGGCCCAGAACCAGATCTGCATCCTGGACATAGACATGCAGGGGGTGAAGAACATCAAGAAGACGGACCTGAACCCCATCTACATCTCCATCCACCCCCCGTCTGTCCCCATCCTG GAGAAGAGGCTTCGGGATCGTAACACGGAGTCTGTAGAAAGTTTACAGAAGAGGCTGCAGGCGGCCATCAGTGACATAGAGATAA GTAAAGAGCCCGGACTCTTCGATGAGATAATTGTAAATGATGACCTAGAGGAAGCCTACAGCAAACTGCAAGAGGTCCTGCAGCAG GAGATCTCGGCGGTGCAGTCTTCCAAGGACTCGTGA